From the Lathyrus oleraceus cultivar Zhongwan6 chromosome 4, CAAS_Psat_ZW6_1.0, whole genome shotgun sequence genome, one window contains:
- the LOC127136674 gene encoding uncharacterized protein LOC127136674: protein MKGPYRGLGQIPKPKELEEVLDIPVKDLTPNIKIWGKVQGIPQEYLEKIAQNFAKAQKWEAYDTIMALLIFGLVLFPNVEKLVDVGAISVFWAVKIKNEDPVPALLEDVYHTLHLRFEKKGGLMLCCIPLLYQWFVSHVFKYVDTVEGMDGIQMVSKAGSKGCINYNPVFAIRQLGYLITYKPDDQLLEGFVFHDMEDLVRLRRVIQAWKKVHFRGQDKGKGVVGDREPYYQWVTKRSQEIKLPFILDPPTQPPPPEPTPVSIEELEALKATIARLGRENEELQISFQQVSNERNKMK from the exons ATGAAGGGACCTTATAGGGGATTGGGTCAGATCCCAAAGCCCAAAGAGCTGGAAGAAGTATTAGACATTCCAGTTAAAGATCTAACCCCTAACATCAAAATTTGGGGGAAGGTACAAGGAATTCCTCAAGAATACTTGGAGAAGATTGCTCAAAACTTTGCCAAAGCCCAGAAGTGGGAAGCCTATGATACTATTATGGCTTTACTTATTTTtggattggtgttatttcctaatgTGGAGAAGTTGGTGGACGTAGGAGCTATTAGCGTGTTTTGGGCCGTCAAGATTAAGAACGAAGATCCAGTGCCCGCACTCCTGGAAGATGTTTATCACACCTTACACTTACGCTTCGAGAAGAAGGGAGGATTGATGTTATGCTGCATACCGCTCCTTTACCAATGGTTTGTCTCTCATGTGTTCAAATATGTTGATACGGTTGAGGGGATGGATGGGATACAAATGGTCTCAAAAGCTG GGTCAAAAGGGTGCATTAACTACAATCCAGTTTTTGCAATAAGGCAGTTGGGTTATCTTATCACGTACAAGCCAGATGACCAGTTGTTAGAAGGTTTTGTATTCCATGATATGGAGGATCTCGTTAGGCTGAGAAGGGTTATCCAAGCCTGGAAAAAAGTTCACTTCAGAGGACAAGACAAAGGAAAGGGTGTTGTAGGGGATAGAGAACCCTATTATCAATGGGTCACAAAGAGAAGTCAAGAAATCAAGCTACCATTCATCCTCGACCCTCCTACTCAACCTCCACCACCAGAGCCTACCCCTGTCTCCATTGAGGAATTGGAAGCATTGAAAGCTACTATAGCAAGACTCGGGCGAGAAAATGAAGAGCTACAGATCAGCTTccagcaagtttcaaatgaaagaAATAAGATGAAGTAG